One window from the genome of Cucumis melo cultivar AY chromosome 10, USDA_Cmelo_AY_1.0, whole genome shotgun sequence encodes:
- the LOC127151120 gene encoding 17.6 kDa class I heat shock protein 3-like: MALIPTIFGGRRSNVFDPFSLDIWDPFEGFPFSNSLANLPSSARDTSAFANTRIDWKETPQAHIFKADLPGINKEEVKVEVEEGRVLQISGERSKEQEEKNDKWHRVERSSGKFMRRFRLPENAKVEEVKASMENGVLTVTVPKMEEKKPEIKSIDISG, translated from the coding sequence ATGGCTCTCATTCCAACCATTTTCGGTGGTCGCCGCAGCAACGTCTTCGACCCCTTTTCGCTGGACATTTGGGATCCCTTCGAAGGCTTCCCCTTTTCAAACTCATTGGCCAACCTTCCCTCCTCTGCTCGCGATACCTCTGCTTTCGCCAACACTCGCATCGACTGGAAGGAGACCCCACAAGCCCACATCTTCAAGGCTGATCTTCCCGGGATCAACAAGGAAGAAGTCAAAGTAGAAGTGGAAGAAGGCAGAGTTTTGCAAATCAGTGGAGAGAGGAGCAAAGAGCAGGAAGAGAAGAATGACAAATGGCATAGAGTTGAGCGGAGCAGTGGGAAGTTTATGAGAAGATTCAGGCTGCCGGAGAATGCTAAAGTGGAGGAAGTGAAGGCCAGCATGGAGAATGGAGTTCTGACTGTGACTGTGCCTAAAATGGAAGAGAAGAAGCCTGAGATCAAGTCCATTGACATCTCTGGTTAG